One region of Primulina tabacum isolate GXHZ01 chromosome 17, ASM2559414v2, whole genome shotgun sequence genomic DNA includes:
- the LOC142530383 gene encoding hexose carrier protein HEX6-like, with protein MAAGFVITGEAGDYNGRITIFVILSCAVAAMGGFIFGYDIGVSGGVTSMEPFLKMFFSKVYTRMIEDKDISNYCKFDSQLLTLFTSSLYLAGLITSLFASFVTKSFGRKTSMLVGGAAFLLGAALNGAAANIYMLIFGRILLGVGVGFTNQAVPLYLSEMALPKYRGAISNGFQLCIGIGFFAASLINYGTEKITGGWGWRVSLAMAAVPASVLTLGAFFLPDTPNSIIQRRNDYEEAKRILQRIRGTDDIYAELEDLVKARDVPKTKKNQYQIILQRNYWPQLVMSIAIPYFQIVTGINVIGFYAPILFRTIGLGESASLMSSVLTGVVGSTTTLITMMVVDRTGRRLLLIIGGITMLVSQLIVGGILAAKLEDHNQLSKANSYTVLTWICIYVAGFGVSWGPLGWLIPSEIFPLEIRSAGQSITVAVNFLFTFIVGQTFLAMLCRFKSGLFFFFGGWVLVMTVFVYLLLPETKNVPMEQMERIWKEHWFWKKVVANE; from the exons ATGGCGGCGGGCTTTGTGATTACAGGTGAAGCAGGGGATTACAATGGAAGAATTACAATATTTGTGATCTTATCCTGTGCAGTGGCAGCCATGGGAGGCTTCATCTTTGGTTATGATATTGGAGTTTCAG GTGGAGTGACATCTATGGAGCCGTTCCTGAAGATGTTCTTCTCAAAAGTCTACACCAGGATGATAGAAGACAAAGATATCAGCAACTACTGTAAATTTGACAGCCAGTTGCTGACATTGTTCACATCCTCACTATACTTAGCTGGCTTGATCACTTCACTTTTTGCCTCATTTGTCACCAAATCATTTGGACGAAAAACATCTATGCTTGTTGGAGGTGCTGCGTTTCTTCTTGGTGCAGCACTTAATGGTGCTGCCGCCAATATTTACATGCTGATTTTTGGCAGAATCCTGCTTGGAGTTGGTGTGGGTTTCACTAATCAG GCAGTCCCATTGTATCTTTCCGAAATGGCGCTGCCTAAGTACAGAGGAGCAATCAGTAATGGTTTCCAGTTGTGTATAGGTATAGGGTTCTTTGCAGCAAGCCTTATTAACTACGGTACCGAAAAAATCACTGGTGGGTGGGGATGGCGAGTTTCACTCGCCATGGCTGCAGTTCCAGCATCAGTTTTAACATTAGGAGCATTTTTTCTACCAGACACACCAAACAGCATCATTCAACGAAGAAACGACTATGAGGAAGCAAAACGTATACTGCAAAGAATTCGAGGCACAGATGATATCTACGCAGAACTAGAAGATCTTGTCAAAGCAAGGGACGTTCCAAAGACCAAAAAAAACCAATACCAAATCATCCTCCAGCGGAACTACTGGCCTCAACTCGTGATGTCGATAGCAATCCCTTATTTTCAGATTGTAACAGGAATCAATGTGATTGGATTCTATGCTCCAATACTATTTCGGACAATTGGTTTGGGTGAAAGTGCTTCCCTCATGTCTTCAGTGCTTACAGGGGTTGTGGGTTCCACCACAACCTTGATAACAATGATGGTTGTCGACAGAACCGGGAGAAGACTTCTGCTAATAATCGGGGGAATAACAATGCTAGTTTCTCAATTGATTGTCGGTGGCATACTGGCAGCTAAACTAGAGGATCACAATCAATTAAGCAAAGCAAACTCTTACACGGTTTTGACATGGATTTGCATATACGTAGCTGGTTTTGGAGTTTCTTGGGGTCCATTAGGATGGTTGATCCCTAGTGAGATTTTTCCTCTGGAAATCCGATCTGCGGGACAGAGTATTACTGTGGCTGTAAACTTTCTTTTCACTTTCATCGTCGGGCAGACGTTCTTGGCGATGCTTTGTCGTTTCAAGTCTGgccttttcttcttctttgggGGGTGGGTCTTGGTGATGACGGTGTTTGTTTATCTTCTGTTACCGGAGACGAAGAATGTGCCGATGGAACAGATGGAGAGGATCTGGAAAGAGCATTGGTTTTGGAAGAAAGTAGTGGCGAACGAGTAG